A genomic region of Colletotrichum destructivum chromosome 1, complete sequence contains the following coding sequences:
- a CDS encoding Putative major facilitator superfamily, MFS transporter superfamily, translating to MSSGLAAIYPAADGGDKCGTTPRLRRESGDMIHHSGPSEARHPMPDASPGGAALAPTREASSGVRLSELLPDDGPDTAVPKLSGTTITLTMTSLCLSATLSALEMTIVTTAVPNIVASLQSVAGYVWVGSAFILGFTAVTPVWGSVADLWGRRPIILLALSIFLAGSLLCALAPDMDVLIAGRAVQGVGASGMGVMVNTIICDMFSLRDRGLYLAITSIIWAIGSAVGPVLGGVFATRLNWRWCFWINLPIGAVVFAVLFFFLDLPSPSTSVLAGLKAVDWTGSALCMGGSLMVLLALDFGDVTHPWSSATVICLMVFGAVVIGIFLVNEWKFAANPVLPLRLLSSWSKAAAYSVFAFNSYVFIGIAYYLPLYSQAVLGVDALTSGLYLLPLVVSCSLSAACAGVFIQQTGRYRVLMYAAQVLLTLGTGLLVNLEFERNLAKLFVFQILTGVGVGLNIEAPVLAAQAATTVRDTAAVVATMGFLRSIATAISVVVGGVVFQNQMKAGNPALADRIGHELARQFDGDNASAHVEDVSLLTADQQVPVRQTYFRALRTVWIMYVAFAGLALVLNLFVSEHHLSGERKEAVLGVDRGKPDSLQQPRQGEEIPLESSGRQHTDTRQHTLRNRAA from the exons ATGTCGTCGGGGCTTGCGGCAATCTATCCAgcggccgatggcggcgacaagTGTGGGACCACGCCGCGTTTGCGACGGGAATCCGGAGACATGATACACCACAGCGGCCCTTCGGAGGCACGCCATCCAATGCCGGACGCTTCTCCCGGTGGCGCCGCGTTGGCTCCGACCCGCGAAGCTTCCAGTGGCGTGCGTCTCTCCGAGCTGctgcccgacgacggccccgaTACCGCCGTCCCGAAGCTCTCGGGAACCACCATCACCCTCACCATGACGTCGCTCTGCCTGTCGGCGACCCTCTCCGCCCTGGAAATGACCATCGTGACCACGGCCGTGCCCAACATCGTGGCCTCGCTGCAGTCGGTCGCCGGCTACGTCTGGGTGGGCTCCGCCTTCATACTTGGGTTCACGGCCGTGACCCCCGTGTGGGGCTCCGTCGCGGACCTCTGGGGCCGCAGGCCCATTATTTTGCTGGCCCTGAGCATCTTCCTGGCCGGCAGCCTGCTGTGCGCACTCGCGCCGGACATGGACGTCCTGATCGCCGGCCGCGCTGTCCAAGGCGTCGGCGCCTCCGGCATGGGCGTCATGgtcaacaccatcatctGCGACATGTTCTCGCTCCGCGACCGCGGCTTGTATCTTGCCATCACGTCCATCATCTGGGCCATCGGCAGCGCGGTGGGCCCGGTGCTCGGGGGCGTCTTTGCCACGCGGCTGAA TTGGAGATGGTGTTTCTGGATCAACC TGCCCATTGGCGCAGTAGTCTTCGCCGTgctcttcttttttctcgATCTGCCGTCACCCAGCACGTCAgttctcgccggcctcaaAGCCGTCGACTGGACGGGCAGTGCTCTGTGCATGGGCGGATCCCTGatggtcctcctcgccctcgacttTGGAGACGTCACGCACCCTTGGTCCTCCGCCACCGTCATCTGCCTGATGGTCTTTggtgccgtcgtcatcggcatcttcctcgtcaacgagTGGAAGTTCGCCGCGAACCCCGTCCTTCCCCTACGGCTGCTTTCAAGCTGGTCGAAAGCGGCGGCCTACAGTGTCTTCGCGTTCAACTCGTAcgtcttcatcggcatcgcgTACTACCTGCCCCTGTACTCGCAGGCCGTGTTGGGCGTGGACGCTCTGACGTCCGGGCTGTACCTGCTGCCGCTGGTCGTCTCGTGCTCGTTGTCGGCGGCCTGCGCCGGCGTCTTCATCCAGCAGACGGGACGTTACCGCGTGCTCATGTACGCGGCGCAGGTGCTTCTGACGCTCGGCACAGGACTCCTGGTCAACCTCGAGTTCGAGCGGAACCTGGCAAAGCTATTCGTGTTCCAGATACTCACcggtgtcggcgtcggcctgaACATCGAAGCCCCTGTCCTGGCGGCTCAGGCCGCGACCACGGTGCGCGATACTGCTGCGGTGGTGGCCACCATGGGCTTTCTCCGATCCATCGCGACGGCTATCTCTGTTGTGGTGGGGGGAGTGGTCTTCCAGAATCAGATGAAGGCCGGGAATCCAGCCCTGGCTGATCGGATTGGTCACGAGCTGGCCCGCCAATTTGACGGGGACAACGCATCGGCCCATGTCGAAGATGTCAGTCTTCTCACGGCAGATCAGCAGGTTCCTGTAAGACAGACTTATTTCAGAGCACTCAGGACCGTATGGATTATG TATGTCGCGTTCGCAGGCTTGGCGTTGGTGTTAAACCTGTTTGTCTCAGAACACCACCTGAGTGGTGAGAGAAAGGAAgccgttctcggcgtcgatcGAGGAAAACCCGACTCGCTGCAGCAACCAAGGCAGGGGGAGGAGATACCGCTCGAGTCGTCCGGCAGACAGCACACCGATACCAGGCAGCACACACTGAGAAACCGGGCCGCATGA
- a CDS encoding Putative T-complex protein 1, theta subunit, with the protein MSLNIPNAPNANLFKQGYNNYDSEDGAVLRNIDACRAISSTVQTSLGPYGRNKIVINHLQKMILTSDAATILRELDVVHPAAKLLVMASQQQESEMGDATNMVIVLAGELLKKAEDLLRMGLKTSDIVTGYERAQKFALETLDELSVDKVEDIRSQEELSKAIRTVVASKQNGSEDFLADLVAEAVLAVLPKNPVGFNVDNIRVVKIMGGALEQSRVVKGMVFPKEPDGSIKKAQHAKVGVFSCPIDTSQTETKGTVLLHNAKEMMDFTKGEESHLEAAIKELYDVGIRVVVAGSTVGELALHYLNRFGILVIKILSKFELRRICRVVGATPLARLGAPMPDEMGSIDVVETLEIGGDRVTVFRQEDEATRTATLVLRGATQNHLDDVERAVDDGVNVVKAITRDPRLVPGAGATEIQLVERLNALGEKTPGLSQYAIRKYGEAFEVIPRTIAESAGLDATEVLSRLYMAHHKKDDWATGVDIENDDGSGTLDAREEGILDLLVSKSWAIKLATEAARTVLSVDQIIVARRAGGPKPPGPNPNWDED; encoded by the exons ATGTCTCTCAACATCCCCAACGCGCCGAACGCGAACCTGTTCAAGCAGGGGTACAACAA CTACGATTCCGAAGATGGAGCCGTCCTGCGCAACATCGACGCCTGCCGGGCCATCTCGTCGACCGTTCAGACGTCGCTGGGCCCCTACGGCCGCAACAAGATTGTCATCAACCACCTCCAGAAGATGATCCTCACCTCAGACGCCGCCACCATCCTTAGAGAACTCGATGTCGTCCACCCGGCGGCCAAGCTCCTGGTCATGGCCAGTCAACAGCAAGAGTCGGAGATGGGCGATGCCACCAACATGGTCATCGTTCTTgccggcgagctgctgaAGAAGGCGGAGGACCTGCTGCGTATGGGCCTGAAGACGTCAGATATCGTCACTGGTTATGAGCGGGCACAAAAGTTCGCCCTCGAGACGCTGGACGAGCTTTCCGTCGACAAGGTGGAGGACATCCGCTCTCAGGAGGAGCTCAGCAAGGCCATccgcaccgtcgtcgccagcaaGCAGAACGGCAGCGAGGACTTCCtggccgacctcgtcgccgaggccgtcctgGCGGTGCTGCCCAAGAACCCCGTCGGTTTCAACGTCGACAACATCAGAGTAGTCAAGATCATGGGCGGCGCCCTGGAGCAAAGTCGCGTGGTCAAGGGTATGGTCTTCCCCAAGGAGCCCGATGGTTCGATCAAGAAGGCGCAGCACGCAAAGGTCGGAGTCTTCTCGTGCCCGATCGACACCAGCCAgaccgagaccaagggcaccgtcctcctccacaaCGCCAAGGAGATGATGGATTTCACAAAGGGCGAGGAGTCgcacctcgaggccgccatcaaggagctcTACGACGTCGGCATCCGagtcgtcgttgccggcTCCACCGTGGGCGAGCTGGCTCTCCACTACCTCAACAGATTCGGCATCCTTGTCATCAAGATTCTCAGCAAGTTCGAGCTGCGCAGAATCTGCAGAGTCGTCGGAGCCACCCCTCTGGCCCGTCTGGGTGCGCCCATGCCCGACGAGATGGGTTccatcgacgtcgtcgagacTCTCGAGATTGGCGGAGACCGTGTTACCGTGTTCAGACAAGAGGACGAGGCCACAAGAACAGCCACCTTGGTCCTGAGAGGAGCCACTCAGAACCACCTGGATGACGTCgagcgcgccgtcgacgacggtgtcaacgtcgtcaaggccatcaccAGAGACCCCCGCCTCGTGCCCGGTGCGGGTGCCACCGAgatccagctcgtcgagagGCTGAACGCCCTTGGCGAAAAGACTCCCGGCCTGTCGCAGTACGCCATCCGCAAGTACGGCGAGGCCTTTGAGGTCATCCCCAGGACCATCGCAGAGAGTGCCGGTCTGGACGCCACCGAGGTCCTGAGCAGACTGTACATGGCCCACCACAAGAAGGACGACTGGGCTACCGGCGTGGACATCGAG AACGATGACGGCTCCGGTACTCTGGACGCCCGCGAGGAGGGCATCCTGGACCTGCTGGTCTCCAAATCTTGGGCCATCAAGCTCGCTACCGAGGCCGCCCGGACTGTTCTGTCAGTCGATCAGATTATTGTGGCTCGCCGGGCCGGCGGCCCCAAGCCTCCCGGCCCCAACCCCAACTGGGACGAGGACTAA
- a CDS encoding Putative High mobility group box domain-containing protein has protein sequence MAPQSAIPPSLPPSVEEAYRRKCVQLKQRTGEVEEENDATRVRLARIRRQIEKLRLERAFLLEQLAKRTSTNVEDSDGSPSPPPTPQEKPLRTKRGHRKPSVLAEIDSAAKANSRPLSQTAATISPSSETFSHTQGGGGGGRGGDTQASARTNGIAKPPKRPGNAFELYCADTRPVLEEKSKNDADVNVDEELARGWKDLPEGEKEEFQTRSEEEMAKYHKDKDAFAAKSKNAEPKEDEEERDKSPQEAPAASQDEDVEMGNYDTEEQPEDTPAADDKDDKADD, from the exons ATGGCTCCGCAATCCG CGATCCCGCCTTCCCTACCTCCCTCCGTCGAAGAGGCCTACCGGAGAAAATGCGTCCAGCTCAAGCAGCGcaccggcgaggtcgaggaggaaaaCGACGCGACCCGCGTCCGCCTCGCTCGGATCCGACGACAGATTGAGAAGCTGCGGCTGGAGAGAGCCTTCCTGCTGGAGCAGCTGGCCAAGAGAACAAGCACCAACGTGGAGGATTCAGACGGCAGCCCGAGCCCGCCACCGACT CCGCAAGAAAAGCCTCTGCGTACGAAACGCGGCCACCGCAAGCCGTCggtcctcgccgagatcgactccgccgccaaggccaacTCCAGGCCGCTCAGTCAGACCGCCGCGACCATCTCGCCCAGTTCCGAGACCTTCTCCCACacccagggcggcggcggcggcggccgtggcggcgacACACAGGCGTCGGCGCGCACTAACGGCATCGCGAAGCCGCCCAAGCGCCCTGGAAATGCCTTTGAGCTGTACTGTGCCGACACGCGGCCGGTGCTTgaggagaagagcaagaacgacgccgatgtcaatgtcgacgaggagctcgcccgCGGCTGGAAGGACCTGCCggagggcgagaaggaggagttCCAGACGCGctccgaggaggagatggccaAATACcacaaggacaaggacgccTTCGCCGCAAAGAGCAAAAACGCCGAGCccaaggaggacgaggaggagcgcgacAAGTCACCACAGGAGGCGCCCGCAGCATCGCAAGACGAAGATGTAGAGATGGGCAATTACGACACCGAGGAGCAGCCGGAGGACACCCCGGCtgccgacgacaaggacgacaaaGCGGATGACTGA